Proteins encoded in a region of the Ralstonia pseudosolanacearum genome:
- a CDS encoding NUDIX hydrolase, protein MTQAVRWKPSVTVAAVIEHEGRFLLVEEHTAAGLRLNQPAGHLDPDESLVDAVAREALEETAHSFAPTAFLGCYMVQFQPPAGDPVTYVRMAFTGELGPFDPRRTLDDGIVRTVWMTADELRACPERHRSPLLLACVEDYLAGKRFPLEVIHTHPSVYGLTSGQEAAQ, encoded by the coding sequence ATGACCCAAGCTGTCCGTTGGAAACCCAGCGTCACCGTCGCCGCCGTGATCGAGCACGAGGGCCGCTTCCTGCTGGTCGAGGAGCACACCGCTGCCGGCCTGCGCCTGAACCAGCCCGCCGGCCACCTCGATCCGGACGAAAGCCTGGTCGACGCCGTCGCGCGCGAGGCGCTGGAAGAGACCGCGCACAGCTTCGCGCCGACCGCGTTTCTCGGCTGCTACATGGTGCAGTTCCAGCCGCCCGCGGGTGATCCGGTCACTTATGTGCGGATGGCCTTCACCGGCGAGCTCGGGCCCTTCGACCCGCGCCGCACGCTGGACGACGGCATCGTCCGCACGGTCTGGATGACCGCCGACGAGCTCCGCGCCTGCCCCGAGCGTCACCGCAGCCCGCTGCTGCTGGCTTGCGTGGAGGACTACCTGGCCGGCAAGCGCTTTCCGCTGGAGGTCATCCACACGCATCCGAGCGTCTACGGCCTCACCTCGGGCCAGGAGGCGGCGCAATGA
- a CDS encoding glutathione S-transferase, with product MKLIGSHASPYTRKVRVVLAEKKIDYQFVLEDVWNADTQIHQFNPLGKVPCLVMDDGGALFDSRVIAEYADTLSPVARLIPPSGRERVEVRCWEALADGLLDAAVALRVEQTQRTPEQRSESWIDRQHHKIDEALKAMSRGLADKTWCNGNHLTLADIAVGCALAYLDFRQPQVDWRAQHANLAALYTRIEKRPSFLETQPQ from the coding sequence ATGAAACTGATCGGATCGCACGCCAGCCCCTACACCCGCAAAGTGCGCGTGGTACTGGCCGAAAAGAAAATCGACTACCAGTTCGTGCTGGAAGACGTGTGGAACGCCGATACCCAGATTCACCAGTTCAACCCGCTCGGCAAGGTGCCGTGCCTGGTCATGGACGACGGCGGCGCCCTGTTCGACTCCCGCGTGATCGCGGAATACGCCGACACCCTGTCGCCGGTCGCGCGCCTGATCCCGCCGTCCGGCCGCGAGCGCGTGGAAGTGCGCTGCTGGGAAGCCTTGGCCGACGGCCTGCTCGATGCCGCCGTCGCACTGCGCGTGGAGCAGACCCAGCGCACGCCCGAGCAGCGCAGCGAATCCTGGATCGACCGCCAGCACCACAAGATCGACGAAGCGCTCAAGGCCATGTCGCGCGGCCTGGCCGACAAGACCTGGTGCAACGGCAACCACCTGACCCTGGCCGACATCGCCGTCGGCTGCGCGCTCGCCTATCTGGACTTCCGCCAGCCGCAGGTCGACTGGCGAGCGCAGCACGCCAACCTGGCCGCCCTCTACACGCGCATCGAGAAGCGGCCCAGCTTCCTGGAGACGCAGCCGCAGTAA
- a CDS encoding FMN-binding glutamate synthase family protein, whose amino-acid sequence MLPRRYWAFAGVVLLFVVTAGFVLAGRLHWVCAAIPGMLAMLGVHDLTQPRHSVLRNYPLWGHLRFLLEFIRPEIRQYFVEDDTDERPFSRAQRSIVYQRAKGEVDSRPFGTELDVKIAGYEWIGHSLAPTRIASSDFRVLVGEGRAKPYSMSVFNISAMSFGALSANAIRALNRGAKLGNFIHDTGEGSISPYHREEGGDLIWEIGSGYFGCRDADGRFDPDRFAEQARSPQVKMIEVKLSQGAKPGHGGVLPAAKVTAEIAATRGVPIGQDCISPATHSAFSTPLGLLQFVDRLRTLSGGKPTGFKLCIGHPWEFFGIVKAMLASGILPDFIVVDGAEGGTGAAPLEFTDHVGTPLQEGLLLVHNTLVGTNLRDKIKIGASGKIVTAFDVARTLAMGADWCNAARGFMFALGCIQAQKCHTDRCPTGVATQDKSRQKALVVPDKAQRVHQYHAHTLHALLELTQAAGLRHPVDFCAHHIVRRVSGNEVQLLSTLLKYLEPGDLLAGRYRYQLYERYWPMAQADRFDPVAA is encoded by the coding sequence ATGCTGCCAAGACGTTACTGGGCCTTTGCGGGGGTTGTGCTGCTGTTCGTGGTTACGGCCGGGTTCGTGCTGGCCGGGCGCCTGCACTGGGTATGCGCGGCCATCCCCGGCATGCTGGCGATGCTCGGCGTGCACGACCTCACGCAGCCGCGCCATTCGGTGCTGCGCAACTATCCGCTGTGGGGGCACCTGCGCTTCCTGCTCGAGTTCATCCGGCCGGAGATCCGCCAGTATTTCGTCGAGGACGATACCGACGAGCGTCCCTTCTCGCGTGCCCAGCGCAGCATCGTCTACCAGCGTGCCAAGGGCGAGGTCGACAGCCGCCCGTTCGGTACCGAGCTGGACGTGAAGATCGCCGGGTACGAGTGGATCGGCCATTCGCTGGCCCCGACGCGCATCGCTTCGTCGGACTTCCGCGTGCTGGTGGGCGAAGGGCGGGCCAAGCCGTATTCGATGTCGGTGTTCAACATCTCGGCGATGAGCTTCGGGGCGCTGTCGGCCAACGCCATCCGCGCGCTGAACCGCGGCGCGAAGCTGGGCAACTTCATCCACGACACGGGCGAGGGCTCGATCTCGCCGTACCACCGGGAAGAGGGCGGCGACCTGATCTGGGAGATCGGCTCCGGCTATTTCGGTTGCCGTGACGCCGACGGTCGCTTCGATCCGGACCGCTTTGCCGAGCAGGCGCGCTCGCCGCAGGTGAAGATGATCGAGGTGAAGCTGTCGCAGGGCGCCAAGCCGGGCCATGGCGGCGTGCTGCCGGCGGCCAAGGTGACAGCGGAGATCGCCGCCACGCGCGGTGTGCCGATCGGACAGGATTGCATCTCGCCGGCGACGCATTCGGCATTTTCCACGCCGCTGGGCCTGCTGCAGTTCGTCGACCGGCTGCGCACGCTGTCGGGCGGCAAGCCGACCGGCTTCAAGCTGTGCATCGGCCATCCATGGGAGTTCTTCGGCATCGTCAAGGCAATGCTGGCGTCGGGCATCCTGCCGGACTTCATCGTCGTTGATGGCGCAGAGGGCGGCACGGGCGCGGCGCCGCTGGAATTCACGGACCACGTCGGCACGCCGCTGCAGGAGGGGCTGCTGCTGGTGCACAACACGCTGGTCGGCACCAACCTGCGCGACAAGATCAAGATCGGCGCGTCGGGCAAGATCGTCACGGCCTTCGACGTAGCCCGTACGCTGGCGATGGGCGCCGACTGGTGCAATGCCGCGCGCGGCTTCATGTTCGCGCTCGGCTGCATCCAGGCGCAGAAATGCCACACCGACCGCTGCCCGACCGGTGTCGCCACGCAGGACAAGTCGCGCCAGAAGGCCCTGGTGGTGCCGGACAAGGCCCAGCGCGTGCATCAGTACCACGCGCACACGCTGCACGCGCTGCTGGAACTGACGCAGGCCGCCGGGCTGCGGCATCCGGTGGATTTCTGCGCCCACCATATCGTGCGGCGCGTGTCGGGCAACGAGGTGCAGCTGCTGTCGACGCTGCTGAAGTATCTGGAGCCCGGCGACCTGCTGGCCGGGCGGTATCGCTATCAGCTCTATGAGCGCTACTGGCCGATGGCGCAGGCCGACCGGTTCGACCCGGTGGCCGCGTGA
- a CDS encoding YceI family protein has translation MKRVARPRALGLIAAGALSIAALSAIAQVDAAKSSVTATGKQLGVPMDIKFGKFDAAVNYNAANLAASTAKVDIDVSSVDVGDKAYNDELKKKDWFDAAKYPKATFVSSAFKPGAGGKVEVVGKLTIKGVTQDVTAPFTVKQDGASQVFEGALPIKRNAFHVGDGEWKDTSVVADDVTIKFRVVLAKK, from the coding sequence ATGAAACGAGTTGCGCGTCCCCGCGCCCTTGGGCTGATCGCCGCCGGCGCCCTGTCGATCGCCGCGCTGTCGGCCATCGCCCAGGTGGATGCCGCCAAGAGCAGCGTGACGGCCACCGGCAAGCAACTGGGCGTGCCGATGGACATCAAGTTCGGCAAGTTCGATGCGGCCGTGAACTACAACGCGGCCAACCTGGCGGCCTCCACGGCCAAGGTCGACATCGATGTGTCCAGCGTCGACGTGGGCGACAAGGCTTACAACGACGAACTGAAGAAGAAAGACTGGTTCGACGCCGCCAAGTATCCGAAGGCGACCTTCGTGTCGTCCGCGTTCAAGCCGGGTGCCGGCGGCAAGGTCGAAGTGGTCGGCAAGCTGACCATCAAGGGCGTCACGCAGGACGTGACCGCGCCCTTCACCGTCAAGCAGGACGGCGCCAGCCAGGTGTTCGAGGGCGCGCTGCCGATCAAGCGCAATGCGTTCCATGTCGGCGATGGCGAATGGAAGGACACGTCGGTCGTCGCCGACGACGTGACCATCAAGTTCCGTGTCGTTCTCGCCAAGAAGTAA
- a CDS encoding MarR family winged helix-turn-helix transcriptional regulator, whose amino-acid sequence MSAAIDDPVYAGLTGALRDFYIRSQHVLDTLLAEKGISWARMKLVYFIQHEGSVRSVDLMRAFGHAPRTVTEAVDALERDGLVERVPDPVDRRAKNISLTRAGEALCQSAEPIRRRLAAEICGVLDPDEQRVLQDMLTRMSQRLAMIEAAAERGAQG is encoded by the coding sequence ATGTCGGCAGCCATCGACGATCCGGTGTACGCGGGCCTGACCGGGGCGCTGCGCGACTTCTACATCCGGTCGCAGCATGTGCTCGATACGTTGCTGGCGGAGAAGGGCATCTCCTGGGCGCGCATGAAGCTGGTCTATTTCATCCAGCACGAGGGCAGCGTGCGTTCGGTCGATCTGATGCGGGCCTTCGGCCATGCGCCGCGAACCGTCACCGAGGCGGTAGATGCGCTGGAGCGCGATGGCCTGGTCGAGCGCGTGCCCGATCCGGTCGACCGCCGCGCGAAGAACATCTCGCTCACGCGCGCCGGCGAAGCGCTGTGCCAGTCGGCCGAACCGATCCGCCGGCGGCTGGCTGCCGAAATCTGCGGCGTGCTGGATCCGGACGAGCAGCGGGTACTGCAGGACATGCTGACGCGCATGAGCCAGCGCCTGGCGATGATCGAAGCCGCCGCGGAACGGGGCGCGCAGGGCTGA
- a CDS encoding cytochrome b, with the protein MPHAARSDAALRAPAADDGAYGKPAIALHWIIALLIFAAFGLGLYMTGIPGFTPTKLKLFSYHKWAGITVLVLAVLRVLWRLTHPAPAPVAGMPAWQQKAAEGAHIVLYLLILAVPLTGYLLSVAAGIKVVYLGLWELPMPFDKSDALKEFFQVAHEWLNWTMATIVVLHILAALKHHIVDRDATLRRMLPFLR; encoded by the coding sequence ATGCCGCACGCCGCCCGATCCGACGCCGCCCTGCGCGCGCCAGCCGCTGACGACGGCGCCTATGGCAAGCCCGCCATTGCGCTGCACTGGATCATCGCGCTGCTGATCTTCGCTGCGTTCGGGCTCGGCCTGTACATGACGGGTATCCCCGGCTTCACGCCGACCAAGCTGAAGCTGTTCTCGTATCACAAGTGGGCCGGCATCACGGTGCTGGTCCTGGCCGTGCTGCGCGTGCTGTGGCGCCTGACCCACCCGGCGCCGGCACCGGTGGCGGGCATGCCGGCGTGGCAGCAGAAGGCGGCCGAAGGTGCACACATCGTGCTGTATCTGCTGATCCTGGCGGTGCCGCTGACCGGCTACCTGCTGAGCGTGGCGGCCGGTATCAAGGTGGTCTACCTTGGCCTGTGGGAATTGCCGATGCCGTTCGACAAGAGCGACGCGCTCAAGGAATTCTTCCAGGTGGCGCACGAATGGCTGAACTGGACCATGGCCACGATCGTCGTGCTGCACATCCTGGCCGCACTCAAGCACCACATCGTCGACCGCGATGCCACTCTGCGCCGCATGCTGCCGTTCCTGCGCTGA
- a CDS encoding MDR family MFS transporter gives MTADGSRADAAAWAAVVAGTLGAMMATLDISIVNSALPTIQGEIGATSTEGTWIATAYLVAEIIIIPLAGWLEKLLGLRNLLLAATGLFTGFSMLCGVAETLPMMVIGRAGQGLTGGVLIPTAMTIIAARLPRAQQPLGTALFGSTVILGPVFGPMLGGWMTTQLSWHYAFFINLPICGVLAALLLLGMPHERPRTALLREADWAGITGLALGLGGMTVVLEEGQRLQWFTSPAIRWLAAVSVLGFGLLGWGQARARAPVIRLGLLRDRQFGAIAIMAIAASMALYGTAYVIPQFLVGIAGYDALQSGWIVLLSGLPMIVLMPMLPLMLRRLDVRLAVGGGLLVLALSAYIETGLSPLSTGSSFVASQLMRGLGTVLTMMFLNQAAIRSVPPSQASDASGLYNGLRNLGGSIALACIATLQEQRLWLHSRRIEDTLPANAASVQDYVAGQAHALGSQAAALLSMEQSIQTQALTMAYADLFWLLTVAILLVTPLVVFLRPLPSNAGPVAGH, from the coding sequence GTGACGGCGGACGGATCGCGGGCCGATGCCGCGGCCTGGGCGGCCGTCGTGGCCGGCACCCTCGGCGCCATGATGGCCACGCTCGACATCTCCATCGTGAATTCGGCGCTGCCGACCATCCAGGGCGAAATCGGCGCCACCAGCACCGAAGGCACGTGGATCGCCACCGCCTACCTGGTCGCGGAAATCATCATCATCCCCCTGGCCGGCTGGCTGGAGAAACTGCTCGGACTGCGCAACCTGCTGCTGGCGGCCACCGGGCTCTTCACCGGCTTCTCGATGCTGTGCGGCGTGGCCGAGACCTTGCCGATGATGGTGATCGGGCGGGCGGGCCAAGGGCTCACCGGGGGCGTGCTGATCCCCACCGCGATGACCATCATCGCCGCGCGGCTGCCCCGCGCGCAGCAGCCGCTGGGCACCGCGCTGTTCGGCTCGACCGTCATCCTCGGGCCGGTCTTCGGCCCCATGCTCGGCGGCTGGATGACCACGCAGCTCAGCTGGCACTACGCGTTCTTCATCAACCTGCCGATCTGCGGGGTGCTGGCCGCGCTGCTCTTGCTCGGCATGCCCCATGAGCGCCCCCGCACAGCGCTGCTGCGGGAGGCAGACTGGGCGGGCATCACCGGCCTCGCCCTCGGCCTGGGCGGCATGACGGTGGTGCTGGAGGAAGGCCAGCGCCTGCAATGGTTCACCTCCCCCGCGATCCGCTGGCTGGCGGCCGTATCAGTGCTCGGCTTTGGCCTGCTGGGCTGGGGCCAGGCGCGCGCCCGCGCCCCGGTCATCCGCCTCGGGTTGCTGCGGGATCGGCAGTTCGGCGCCATCGCGATCATGGCCATCGCGGCCAGCATGGCGTTGTACGGCACTGCCTACGTGATCCCCCAGTTCCTGGTCGGCATCGCGGGCTACGACGCACTGCAATCGGGCTGGATCGTCCTGCTGTCGGGGTTGCCGATGATCGTGCTGATGCCGATGCTGCCCCTGATGCTGCGCCGGCTCGACGTCCGGCTGGCGGTCGGCGGCGGCCTGCTGGTGCTGGCGCTGAGCGCCTACATCGAGACCGGGCTGAGCCCGCTGTCGACGGGCAGCTCGTTCGTGGCCTCGCAGCTGATGCGCGGGCTCGGCACCGTGCTGACCATGATGTTCCTGAACCAGGCCGCCATCCGCTCCGTGCCGCCGTCGCAGGCGAGCGATGCCTCCGGGCTCTACAACGGCCTGCGCAACCTGGGCGGCTCGATTGCGCTGGCCTGCATTGCCACGCTGCAGGAGCAGCGGCTCTGGCTGCACAGCCGCCGCATCGAGGACACCCTGCCGGCCAACGCGGCCAGCGTGCAGGATTACGTCGCCGGTCAGGCCCACGCGCTGGGCAGCCAGGCCGCCGCCCTGCTGTCGATGGAGCAGTCCATCCAGACGCAGGCGCTGACGATGGCGTATGCCGATCTGTTCTGGCTACTGACCGTGGCGATCCTGCTGGTGACGCCGCTGGTGGTCTTCCTGCGGCCCCTGCCCAGCAACGCCGGCCCGGTTGCCGGGCATTGA
- the purB gene encoding adenylosuccinate lyase, which translates to MSSLSALTALSPIDGRYAAKADPLREWLSEAAFMRHRVKVEVHWLIALSQAGLAEIPRFSADAERALLALVDNFAEADATRIKEIEAVTNHDVKAVEYWLKERVKGNAELEAASEFIHFACTSEDINNTSHGMMLKGARDTVIVPTLRRVQARLVELSHANADVPMLSRTHGQPASPTTLGKEMANVAARLDRAIRRIEAVELLGKMNGAVGNYNAHLSAYPDADWEAFSKSVIETRLGLTFNPYTIQIEPHDYMAELFDAVARANTIILDLDRDLWGYISQGYFKQRTKAGEIGSSTMPHKVNPIDFENSEGNVGLANAVLRHLSEKLPVSRWQRDLTDSTVLRNIGVAFGYSLLAYDACLRGLGKLETNPARLAEDLDACWEVLAEPVQTVMRRYGIANPYEQLKELTRGKGISREALREFIGTLAIPEAARQQLLDMTPGSYVGKAVELARRIA; encoded by the coding sequence ATGTCGTCGCTTTCTGCCCTGACCGCTCTGTCTCCCATCGATGGCCGCTACGCAGCCAAGGCTGATCCGCTGCGCGAGTGGCTGTCCGAGGCCGCCTTCATGCGCCACCGCGTCAAGGTGGAGGTGCACTGGCTGATCGCGCTGTCGCAGGCGGGCCTGGCCGAGATTCCGCGCTTTTCGGCCGATGCCGAGCGCGCGCTGCTGGCCCTGGTCGACAACTTTGCCGAGGCCGATGCCACCCGCATCAAGGAAATCGAAGCCGTCACCAACCATGACGTGAAGGCGGTCGAGTACTGGCTCAAGGAGCGTGTCAAGGGCAACGCCGAGCTGGAAGCCGCCAGCGAGTTCATCCACTTCGCCTGCACGTCGGAAGACATCAACAACACCTCGCACGGCATGATGCTCAAGGGCGCGCGCGACACCGTGATCGTGCCGACGCTGCGTCGCGTGCAGGCCCGCCTGGTCGAGCTCTCCCACGCCAATGCCGACGTGCCGATGCTCTCGCGCACCCACGGCCAGCCGGCCAGCCCGACCACGCTGGGCAAGGAAATGGCCAACGTCGCCGCGCGCCTGGACCGCGCTATCCGCCGCATCGAAGCCGTCGAGCTGCTGGGCAAGATGAACGGCGCGGTGGGCAACTACAACGCGCACCTGTCGGCCTACCCGGACGCGGACTGGGAAGCCTTCTCCAAGAGCGTGATCGAGACCCGCCTGGGCCTGACGTTCAACCCGTACACCATCCAGATCGAGCCGCACGACTACATGGCCGAGCTGTTCGATGCCGTGGCGCGCGCCAACACCATCATCCTGGATCTGGACCGCGACCTCTGGGGCTACATCTCGCAGGGCTACTTCAAGCAGAGGACCAAGGCTGGCGAGATCGGCTCGTCGACCATGCCGCACAAGGTCAACCCGATCGATTTCGAGAACTCCGAAGGCAACGTCGGCCTGGCCAACGCGGTGCTGCGCCACCTGTCGGAAAAGCTGCCGGTCTCCCGCTGGCAGCGCGACCTGACCGATTCGACCGTGCTGCGCAATATCGGCGTGGCGTTCGGCTACAGCCTGCTGGCCTATGACGCCTGCCTGCGCGGCCTGGGCAAGCTGGAAACCAACCCGGCCCGCCTGGCCGAAGACCTGGATGCCTGCTGGGAAGTGCTGGCCGAGCCGGTGCAGACCGTGATGCGCCGCTACGGTATCGCCAACCCGTACGAGCAGCTCAAGGAGCTCACGCGCGGCAAGGGCATCTCGCGCGAGGCGCTGCGCGAATTCATCGGGACCCTGGCGATTCCCGAGGCCGCCCGCCAGCAACTGCTGGACATGACGCCGGGCAGCTATGTCGGCAAGGCGGTGGAACTGGCTCGCCGGATCGCCTGA
- a CDS encoding HlyD family secretion protein produces MTEAMEQHQDMERPTHHGGTGVGTAPAQPAKRLRGRPRRVVMGVAALALLGAAGGLAHYELRGKYVEDTDDAYIQADIVTVAPKVSGYVEQVDVANNQAVRAGQRLLRIDPREYAAQLAQYLAQVEAANASADNARAQLATQKAAIAQARAQLQSAEHDAQFTAAQTQRYASLVASGAETRDRLSTLQNQAAQARANAQAQRAALTKATLEIASLQAQLRQAEAQAKTARAQAAVAEVNLAATELRASTDGRVGDSQVRAGQFVSAGTRLMSVVPTHLYITANFKETQLGRMRIGQPVHIHIDAFPDEAIEGHVESLSPGTGAQFSLLPPQNATGNFIKIVQRVPVRIALDVADRLKPLLAAGMSVTVDVDTLAPVRPAAHPQPGSGALL; encoded by the coding sequence ATGACCGAGGCCATGGAGCAGCATCAAGACATGGAGCGTCCCACCCATCACGGTGGCACGGGCGTGGGCACAGCGCCCGCCCAACCCGCCAAGCGCCTGCGCGGCCGCCCCAGGCGGGTCGTGATGGGCGTCGCCGCCCTCGCGCTGCTGGGCGCGGCGGGCGGGTTGGCCCACTACGAACTGCGCGGCAAGTACGTCGAGGACACGGACGATGCCTACATCCAGGCCGACATCGTCACGGTGGCACCCAAGGTCTCGGGCTACGTCGAACAGGTCGACGTCGCCAACAACCAGGCGGTCCGGGCCGGGCAGCGCCTGCTGCGCATCGACCCGCGCGAGTACGCGGCCCAGCTGGCGCAGTATCTGGCCCAGGTGGAAGCGGCCAATGCCAGCGCCGACAACGCCCGCGCCCAGCTGGCGACGCAGAAGGCCGCCATCGCCCAGGCCCGGGCGCAATTGCAGTCCGCCGAACACGATGCGCAGTTCACCGCCGCACAGACGCAGCGGTACGCATCGCTGGTCGCCTCGGGCGCGGAAACGCGCGACCGGCTGAGCACCCTGCAGAACCAGGCGGCGCAGGCCCGCGCGAACGCGCAGGCGCAGCGCGCGGCCCTGACCAAGGCAACGCTGGAGATCGCCTCGCTCCAGGCCCAGTTGCGGCAGGCCGAGGCACAGGCGAAAACGGCGCGCGCGCAGGCTGCGGTGGCCGAGGTCAACCTGGCCGCGACCGAGCTGCGCGCCAGCACCGATGGCCGCGTCGGCGACAGCCAGGTCCGCGCCGGGCAGTTCGTGTCCGCCGGCACGCGCCTGATGTCGGTCGTGCCCACGCACCTCTACATCACCGCCAACTTCAAGGAAACGCAGTTGGGCCGCATGCGCATCGGCCAGCCGGTGCACATCCACATCGATGCCTTCCCCGACGAAGCGATCGAGGGGCACGTCGAGAGCCTGTCCCCCGGCACCGGCGCGCAGTTCTCGCTGCTGCCGCCGCAGAACGCCACCGGCAACTTCATCAAGATCGTGCAGCGCGTGCCGGTGCGGATCGCGCTCGACGTGGCCGACCGGCTCAAGCCGCTGCTGGCGGCCGGCATGTCGGTCACGGTCGATGTCGATACGCTCGCGCCGGTCCGGCCCGCGGCGCACCCGCAGCCGGGCAGCGGAGCCCTTCTGTGA
- a CDS encoding YceI family protein codes for MKLRTLVAALSAVAATAAFATPVTYQLDPSHTYPSFEADHMGGLSKWRGKFEKSNGVVTLDREAKAGTIDVTVQTDSIDFGFAKMNEHAKGPDLFDVSKYPTATFKGTFTKFKGDAPTEAEGQLTLHGVTKPVKLEIDSFKCMQHPMLKREVCGADAEMKFSRDEFGLDYGKQYGFKMETKLRIQVEGLKQDASVAQQ; via the coding sequence ATGAAGTTGCGTACCCTTGTCGCCGCGCTGTCCGCCGTTGCCGCCACCGCCGCGTTTGCCACGCCGGTCACGTACCAGCTCGACCCGTCCCACACCTACCCGAGCTTCGAAGCCGACCACATGGGCGGCCTGTCGAAGTGGCGCGGCAAGTTCGAGAAGTCGAACGGCGTCGTCACGCTGGACCGCGAAGCCAAGGCCGGCACCATCGACGTGACCGTGCAGACCGACAGCATCGACTTCGGCTTTGCCAAGATGAACGAGCATGCCAAGGGCCCGGACCTGTTCGACGTGAGCAAGTACCCGACCGCCACCTTCAAGGGCACGTTCACCAAGTTCAAGGGTGATGCCCCGACCGAAGCCGAAGGCCAGCTGACGCTGCATGGCGTGACCAAGCCGGTCAAGCTGGAGATCGACTCGTTCAAGTGCATGCAGCACCCGATGCTCAAGCGCGAAGTCTGCGGCGCTGATGCCGAGATGAAGTTCAGCCGCGACGAGTTCGGCCTGGACTACGGCAAGCAGTACGGCTTCAAGATGGAGACCAAGCTGCGGATCCAGGTGGAAGGTCTCAAGCAGGACGCCAGCGTCGCCCAGCAATAA
- the mnmA gene encoding tRNA 2-thiouridine(34) synthase MnmA, translating to MSGKRVVVGMSGGVDSSVTAWLLKQQGYEVIGLFMKNWEDDDDSEYCSTRQDWIDVVSVADLIGVDVEAVNFAAEYKDRVFADFLREYSAGRTPNPDVLCNAEIKFKAFLDHAMALGADTIATGHYARVREVDGRFELLKAFDHTKDQSYFLHRLNQAQLSRTLFPLGEMPKTRVREIAAEIGLPNARKKDSTGICFIGERPFRDFLNRYLPTQPGPIRTPDGKTIGQHIGLAFYTLGQRKGIGIGGSRDGNGDAWYVARKDMAANTLYVAQGHDHPWLLAHTVHADDLSWVAGHPPAEGTQLAAKTRYRQTDAPCAVTRASGDALTLTFEQAQWAVTPGQSAVLYDGDICLGGGIIASTEAAPVEQAVA from the coding sequence ATGAGCGGCAAGCGCGTGGTCGTCGGCATGTCCGGCGGCGTGGATTCCTCCGTCACGGCGTGGCTGCTCAAGCAGCAGGGCTACGAGGTCATCGGCCTGTTCATGAAGAACTGGGAAGACGATGACGACAGCGAGTACTGCTCGACCCGCCAGGACTGGATCGACGTGGTGTCGGTGGCCGACCTGATCGGCGTGGACGTCGAGGCGGTCAACTTTGCCGCCGAATACAAGGACCGCGTGTTCGCCGACTTCCTGCGCGAATACTCCGCCGGCCGCACGCCCAACCCGGACGTGCTGTGCAATGCCGAGATCAAGTTCAAGGCCTTCCTCGACCACGCCATGGCGCTGGGCGCGGACACCATCGCCACCGGCCACTACGCCCGCGTGCGTGAGGTCGATGGCCGCTTCGAGCTGCTCAAGGCGTTCGACCACACCAAGGACCAGAGCTACTTCCTGCACCGCCTGAACCAGGCGCAGCTCTCCCGCACGCTGTTCCCGCTGGGCGAGATGCCCAAGACGCGCGTGCGCGAGATCGCCGCCGAGATCGGCCTGCCCAACGCCAGGAAGAAGGATTCCACCGGCATCTGCTTTATCGGCGAGCGGCCGTTCCGCGACTTCCTCAACCGCTACCTGCCGACCCAGCCCGGCCCGATCCGGACGCCGGACGGCAAGACCATCGGCCAGCACATCGGCCTGGCGTTCTACACGCTGGGGCAGCGCAAGGGCATCGGCATCGGCGGCAGCCGCGACGGCAACGGCGATGCCTGGTACGTGGCGCGCAAGGACATGGCGGCCAACACGCTGTACGTGGCGCAAGGGCACGATCATCCCTGGCTGCTTGCCCACACCGTGCACGCCGATGACCTGAGCTGGGTGGCCGGCCATCCGCCCGCCGAAGGCACGCAGCTGGCGGCCAAGACGCGCTATCGCCAGACGGATGCGCCGTGCGCCGTCACCCGCGCCAGCGGCGATGCGCTGACGCTGACCTTCGAGCAGGCGCAATGGGCCGTGACGCCGGGCCAATCGGCCGTGCTGTATGACGGCGACATCTGCCTGGGCGGCGGCATCATTGCCTCCACCGAGGCGGCACCGGTCGAACAGGCTGTCGCCTGA